A genomic segment from Candidatus Korarchaeum cryptofilum OPF8 encodes:
- a CDS encoding FeoA family protein produces the protein MLPLSELKQGSRGRVVSIAAGHGATRRLMEMGLIPGETVEVLSNYFGPVVVRVRGVTFALGRGLASKVLVEVIE, from the coding sequence ATGCTACCGCTATCTGAACTGAAGCAGGGCAGCAGGGGGAGAGTGGTATCGATAGCCGCTGGACATGGAGCGACTAGAAGGCTGATGGAGATGGGGCTAATTCCGGGGGAGACTGTCGAGGTCCTCTCAAATTACTTCGGGCCCGTCGTAGTGAGGGTGAGGGGAGTCACTTTCGCCCTGGGGAGGGGGCTCGCCTCCAAAGTGCTGGTGGAGGTGATCGAGTGA
- a CDS encoding Lrp/AsnC family transcriptional regulator, translating into MDGLDIEILRELVRDGRITVSDLAKKLGVPRTTLDSRMRKLVESGIIKRFTALIDYKKIGYQITAFVLVQIKRRKPEQDKSNQEIFIEEIARESEGREDLPWIEEAHIITGDYDILLKVRARDMDELTRFLITELARHPDVERTHTMMVLKSPYSSVAPLEKFSP; encoded by the coding sequence ATGGACGGCCTGGATATCGAAATACTTAGAGAGCTCGTCAGAGACGGTAGGATAACTGTTAGCGATCTAGCGAAGAAATTAGGAGTTCCCAGGACAACTCTGGACTCTAGGATGAGGAAACTGGTCGAATCAGGGATAATAAAGAGATTCACAGCTCTCATAGATTACAAGAAGATCGGGTATCAGATCACAGCATTTGTACTCGTTCAAATAAAGAGGAGGAAGCCGGAGCAGGATAAATCAAATCAGGAGATATTCATAGAGGAAATTGCGAGGGAATCGGAAGGAAGAGAGGATCTACCTTGGATAGAGGAGGCCCATATAATAACGGGCGACTACGACATACTGCTCAAGGTGAGGGCGAGGGACATGGATGAGCTAACGAGGTTCTTGATAACTGAGCTGGCTAGACACCCTGATGTGGAGAGGACCCACACGATGATGGTCCTCAAGAGCCCATATTCAAGCGTCGCTCCCCTTGAGAAATTCTCCCCTTAG
- a CDS encoding M20 family metallopeptidase, which translates to MPSLSEDEGMILFLMDLVRIDTNASERRNYWEIVKLIRDRAESIGMRTHIQVFRDERGDLPNLIAWKDLGAEKNLLLLSHYDVVPAKGPWRINGMEFDPFDPRRVDGRIYGRGAADDKSAIALSLSACQIVMEGGEAEYNPIVAVVGDEEVGGTGVTALADGGLDEAGIRPDAVVVIDAAPDFVGIGASGVIHGDIIVRGRGGHAGRPFSSLNPINMAIKLADELLTGFSQIHAMKLSKIPSPPDSPVPKLWGRFSITKVEAGTQHNVIPSEATIGFDIRFIPDEDKEEVIERFKAALSAASCKIGADVELKIKDTANPGWMTDPDNDFVRDVLASYEKHFGSRAIAGSLGGNDGFVFARKGIPTVSLGTIEIESNAHGELENVREDIILKMRDTIVDLLT; encoded by the coding sequence ATGCCCAGCCTCTCTGAAGACGAGGGTATGATACTCTTCCTGATGGATCTCGTCAGGATAGATACTAACGCATCGGAGAGAAGGAATTACTGGGAAATAGTTAAGTTAATAAGGGATAGAGCTGAATCAATAGGGATGAGAACTCATATTCAGGTTTTTAGAGATGAAAGGGGAGATTTACCTAACTTAATAGCTTGGAAAGACCTGGGGGCCGAAAAGAATTTGCTTTTACTCTCCCATTATGATGTAGTTCCGGCTAAGGGGCCTTGGAGGATCAATGGAATGGAGTTCGATCCCTTCGATCCCAGAAGGGTTGATGGCAGGATCTATGGCAGGGGAGCCGCTGATGATAAGTCGGCGATAGCTCTTAGCCTCTCAGCTTGTCAAATTGTCATGGAGGGAGGGGAGGCTGAATACAACCCGATAGTGGCTGTTGTCGGCGATGAGGAAGTTGGAGGGACTGGCGTCACTGCTTTGGCTGATGGAGGGCTAGATGAAGCTGGGATACGCCCTGATGCTGTCGTAGTGATAGATGCGGCCCCTGACTTCGTCGGGATAGGGGCTAGCGGGGTCATACACGGAGATATAATAGTCAGGGGAAGGGGCGGGCACGCTGGGAGGCCCTTCTCATCCCTAAACCCTATCAATATGGCCATAAAGCTAGCAGATGAGCTGCTGACGGGATTCTCCCAGATCCATGCGATGAAGCTATCTAAGATACCTTCTCCCCCCGACTCCCCCGTCCCGAAGCTCTGGGGTAGGTTCAGCATAACCAAAGTGGAAGCGGGGACTCAGCACAACGTCATACCGAGCGAAGCCACTATAGGCTTCGACATAAGGTTCATACCGGATGAGGATAAGGAGGAAGTGATAGAGAGGTTCAAAGCAGCATTGAGCGCTGCTTCATGCAAGATAGGGGCTGATGTGGAGCTGAAGATAAAGGATACAGCGAATCCCGGGTGGATGACTGATCCTGATAATGACTTCGTCAGGGATGTCCTAGCGAGTTATGAGAAGCACTTCGGATCCAGGGCTATAGCAGGATCCTTAGGAGGGAATGATGGTTTCGTGTTCGCGAGGAAAGGTATTCCCACTGTCTCATTGGGCACTATAGAGATAGAGAGCAATGCTCATGGGGAGCTGGAGAACGTGAGGGAGGATATAATTTTGAAGATGAGGGACACCATAGTCGATCTGCTCACTTGA
- the rplX gene encoding 50S ribosomal protein L24, with translation MQVKSHKPSKQRKYLYNAPIHHRGKIMSAPLSEELKSKYGINSIPIRKGDRVKVMRGDYRGTEGEVISVDRKRYRIAVKGIVRRKADGTEVPVPIHPSKVVITKLYLKDEARKRLLERKGVKVEEIVEESE, from the coding sequence ATGCAGGTAAAGTCGCACAAGCCGAGTAAGCAGAGGAAATATCTTTACAATGCACCAATCCATCATAGAGGGAAGATAATGTCAGCTCCGCTCTCAGAGGAGCTTAAGAGCAAGTACGGAATAAATTCGATCCCCATCAGGAAGGGGGACAGGGTTAAGGTGATGAGAGGGGATTACAGAGGTACTGAGGGCGAAGTAATATCCGTCGATAGGAAGAGGTACAGGATCGCCGTTAAGGGGATAGTGAGGAGGAAGGCCGATGGGACGGAAGTACCTGTTCCCATACATCCCTCCAAGGTAGTCATAACTAAGCTCTACCTCAAGGATGAAGCGAGGAAGAGGTTATTGGAGAGGAAAGGGGTGAAGGTAGAGGAAATAGTTGAGGAGAGTGAGTGA
- a CDS encoding transcriptional regulator, with amino-acid sequence MDSPVLRLSFRERIIELLMTSSEPLSVNEIARILEIDPSQSWEIYDHLEHIARTVRAKYGKLLLMDPPYCKKCGYVFKDLKKPKKPSRCPRCGSEWIEPPRFIIK; translated from the coding sequence ATGGACTCCCCGGTGCTCAGGTTGAGCTTCAGGGAGAGGATAATTGAGCTCCTGATGACATCATCCGAGCCCCTCTCCGTCAATGAGATAGCTAGGATCTTGGAGATCGATCCGAGCCAATCATGGGAGATATATGATCATCTAGAGCATATAGCGAGGACTGTGAGGGCTAAATACGGTAAGCTGCTCTTAATGGATCCACCGTACTGTAAGAAGTGCGGCTACGTATTCAAAGATCTTAAGAAACCTAAGAAACCCAGCAGATGTCCGAGGTGTGGGAGCGAGTGGATAGAGCCCCCAAGGTTCATAATCAAGTGA
- a CDS encoding RNA-guided endonuclease InsQ/TnpB family protein, giving the protein MVSNSLLLTETCKFKLEPTEEQRKVLEGLFSTYRSMVGECLKRAISMKITSRKRLYELIYRELREKFRDYPSHYVHTAITVALGMYKSYRRLSRKRSYVKPPSIELLKVILLDDTHLFWFNWGSLKIATHKGHLVIPLRLHEHAEKFKGWQVKGSRIVVLGDEYYLHVTFRKVVEEREYEGVLGIDVNEKSIDLAIIKPDKVRFVKIDISEAKNIRDRYFKKRQSIQRKTRGKVKARLLAKYSGREKRRVNTILHKASKVVAEIAAEEKVKPVMENLKNIRERIKYRRRMNRRLHSMPFRKVQFSISYKSIERGYKPEYIDAKNTSRMCPICGELNKPNGHIYKCRKCGFQADRHFVAAWNIATKLQMCRPLPLAAKATEALKAEVERIVIKC; this is encoded by the coding sequence ATGGTGTCAAACAGCTTATTGCTAACTGAAACGTGCAAGTTCAAGCTCGAGCCCACAGAGGAGCAGAGAAAGGTACTGGAAGGACTTTTCTCAACTTATAGGAGCATGGTTGGGGAGTGTCTGAAGAGAGCAATAAGCATGAAGATAACATCTAGGAAGAGACTGTATGAACTAATCTACAGAGAATTGAGGGAGAAATTTAGGGATTATCCATCACATTATGTTCATACTGCTATAACGGTGGCTTTAGGGATGTACAAATCGTATAGGAGGCTTTCAAGGAAGAGGAGTTATGTTAAGCCTCCATCGATAGAGCTGTTGAAGGTAATTCTCCTCGACGATACACACCTCTTCTGGTTCAACTGGGGAAGCCTTAAAATCGCTACACATAAGGGCCACCTCGTAATACCCTTAAGGCTCCATGAACATGCTGAGAAGTTCAAAGGCTGGCAGGTCAAGGGTTCAAGAATTGTAGTGCTTGGCGATGAATACTACCTTCATGTAACGTTCAGGAAGGTTGTTGAGGAAAGGGAATATGAGGGGGTCTTAGGAATAGATGTTAACGAGAAGAGCATAGATTTAGCGATAATTAAGCCTGACAAGGTTAGGTTTGTAAAGATAGACATAAGCGAGGCAAAAAATATTAGAGATAGATACTTCAAGAAGAGGCAGAGCATCCAGAGGAAGACAAGGGGGAAAGTAAAGGCTAGGCTACTGGCTAAATACTCTGGAAGAGAGAAAAGGCGTGTAAACACCATCCTTCACAAAGCGAGTAAAGTAGTAGCTGAAATAGCGGCTGAAGAGAAAGTTAAGCCCGTGATGGAGAACTTGAAAAATATAAGAGAACGGATAAAATATAGAAGAAGAATGAATAGAAGACTGCACAGCATGCCATTTAGAAAGGTTCAGTTCTCAATTTCCTATAAATCAATCGAGAGAGGCTATAAACCTGAATATATTGACGCTAAAAATACTTCTAGGATGTGCCCGATATGTGGCGAATTGAATAAGCCGAATGGGCACATCTATAAATGTAGAAAGTGTGGCTTCCAAGCGGATAGACATTTTGTGGCCGCTTGGAATATAGCCACAAAACTCCAGATGTGCCGTCCTTTACCGTTGGCGGCGAAAGCCACCGAAGCCTTAAAGGCTGAGGTGGAACGGATAGTTATAAAATGTTGA
- the feoB gene encoding ferrous iron transport protein B, with amino-acid sequence MREILVALAGSPNVGKSTLFNRITGGNVHVANWAGVTLQRYEGSITYSGRRLRIVDLPGTYSLSARDLGERVALDFIVNEKPDVLVVVADATELEKSLYLAVEAMELYGKVVIALNMIDAAEKRGIHINFDGLERSLGVPVVPISALKGIGIGKLMRAILEVAEGRAGREEPLRVDYNGLERYIAKLSELDYGNYPARWAALKVLEGSLPPENQEAERICEEARRDLAIDPLSLIIASRHEFVDKLVRENVKRVRLSGPSLEERLDRFLLHPLIGPIVSILLISSAFFIIFTLNTGFPFNMILRFLGMEEASEMIESYSLVGLLGSFFDMLAEASSNFLSSIGLNPILVRFISEGVIGSLGALLSFVPILILTYVVLGALEDSGLFPRAATVLDSVFRKFGLSGRAFFPALIGIGCNVPGIIATRGIEDERERTIVGITEPFIPCQARLVVLLAISLAAFSSPLIQASLMLSIYILGILMFLLSSKLLRTIMGWKELTELLMELPPYHRPSLRVIWWYSKANVIHFLRKAGLIILLMSSLTWLILNMGPSGYVEDPSNSFAFMLGNALTPILSLAGLGDWRYALALEVGFIAKEGLLSTFSQLAGSPDPVSAIRYVGITPLKGISLALIMSFYVPCLATISTMLSELRKLKYVALAIILELSVSFILASISYNLGSALGLS; translated from the coding sequence GTGAGGGAAATTTTAGTAGCTCTAGCTGGCTCCCCTAACGTAGGTAAGAGTACTCTATTCAACAGGATAACGGGTGGAAACGTCCATGTAGCCAACTGGGCTGGAGTGACGCTCCAGAGGTACGAGGGGAGCATCACATATAGCGGGAGGAGGCTCAGGATAGTCGACTTACCCGGGACTTACAGCCTCTCAGCTAGGGATTTGGGCGAAAGGGTGGCTCTAGATTTCATAGTGAATGAGAAGCCCGATGTACTAGTCGTGGTCGCCGATGCTACCGAGCTCGAGAAATCCCTCTATTTAGCTGTAGAGGCTATGGAGCTCTATGGGAAGGTGGTGATAGCCCTAAACATGATAGACGCTGCTGAGAAGAGGGGAATCCACATAAATTTCGATGGGCTCGAGAGGAGCTTGGGCGTGCCAGTAGTCCCGATATCAGCTCTTAAGGGGATAGGAATAGGTAAGCTCATGAGGGCGATATTGGAAGTGGCCGAGGGGAGAGCAGGGAGGGAGGAGCCACTTAGGGTCGATTACAATGGATTGGAGAGGTATATAGCGAAACTGAGCGAATTGGATTACGGTAATTATCCAGCTAGATGGGCGGCCCTGAAGGTCTTAGAAGGTAGCCTCCCTCCGGAGAATCAGGAAGCTGAGAGGATATGTGAGGAAGCGAGGAGGGATTTAGCTATAGACCCCCTGAGCTTGATAATAGCTTCTAGGCATGAGTTCGTGGACAAGTTAGTGAGGGAGAACGTCAAGAGGGTCAGGTTATCCGGCCCCAGCTTAGAGGAGAGGTTGGATAGATTCCTGCTTCATCCCTTAATCGGTCCAATAGTATCTATTCTCCTCATATCCTCAGCATTCTTCATAATATTCACTTTGAATACAGGTTTCCCCTTCAACATGATCCTGAGGTTCCTGGGAATGGAAGAGGCCTCTGAGATGATCGAGAGCTACAGCTTAGTGGGACTTCTAGGCTCATTTTTCGATATGCTGGCCGAAGCATCCTCAAATTTTCTATCGTCAATAGGGTTAAATCCCATTTTGGTCCGCTTCATATCGGAAGGGGTGATAGGGAGCCTGGGGGCATTGCTCTCATTCGTACCGATCCTCATACTCACTTATGTAGTTTTAGGGGCTCTCGAGGACAGCGGTCTCTTCCCGAGGGCAGCTACGGTGCTAGATAGCGTATTCAGGAAGTTCGGATTGAGCGGGAGGGCATTCTTCCCGGCATTGATAGGGATAGGGTGCAATGTCCCCGGGATAATAGCGACTAGGGGCATTGAGGATGAGCGGGAGAGGACAATCGTTGGAATTACAGAACCGTTCATCCCATGCCAGGCCAGACTAGTTGTTCTATTAGCGATATCGCTTGCAGCATTCTCATCGCCGCTGATTCAAGCTTCCCTAATGCTCTCAATCTACATACTCGGCATACTAATGTTCTTACTATCATCTAAGCTCTTGAGGACGATCATGGGATGGAAGGAGCTTACAGAACTGCTCATGGAGCTCCCTCCTTATCATAGGCCCAGCCTGAGGGTGATCTGGTGGTACTCTAAAGCTAATGTGATCCACTTCCTGAGGAAAGCCGGATTGATAATACTCCTCATGAGCTCCCTCACATGGCTCATCCTAAATATGGGTCCATCGGGGTACGTGGAGGATCCCTCCAATAGCTTCGCTTTCATGCTGGGTAATGCTCTAACTCCCATACTGAGTTTAGCGGGCTTGGGAGATTGGAGGTATGCTTTAGCCCTTGAAGTGGGGTTCATCGCCAAGGAAGGACTCCTATCAACATTCTCCCAGCTAGCTGGTTCACCGGATCCAGTGAGCGCGATTAGGTACGTGGGAATAACTCCCCTTAAGGGGATCTCGCTCGCTCTCATAATGAGCTTTTACGTCCCGTGCTTAGCTACGATATCTACAATGCTATCCGAGTTGAGGAAGTTGAAGTACGTGGCCTTAGCAATAATACTGGAACTTTCCGTATCATTCATCCTCGCCTCTATCTCATACAATCTGGGCTCAGCCCTCGGGCTCAGCTGA
- a CDS encoding 5-formyltetrahydrofolate cyclo-ligase: protein MKEEKERIRAYIWKLLEERGVARFPKPISGRIPNFVGAEEAAEKLSEQEEWKEASVIFVSPDSPQRHVRYLGLVQGKLVIMATPRLRERFLLLDPKGIPITRYSEASTISGAFKYGKKILEVPKIDLKVTGSVAVDREGGRVGKGHGYSDLEYGILGEIGAIDGRTPVATTVHDLQIVERVPMEPQDMPVYLIVTPSRVIRTGKFGNPRILWELITQDIEREIPLIRYLRGEFLKGSDA from the coding sequence ATGAAGGAGGAGAAGGAGAGGATAAGAGCGTACATCTGGAAGCTATTGGAGGAGAGGGGTGTTGCAAGGTTCCCGAAGCCTATATCAGGCAGGATACCCAATTTCGTGGGGGCTGAGGAAGCAGCTGAGAAGTTGAGTGAGCAGGAGGAGTGGAAGGAAGCTAGTGTCATCTTCGTGAGCCCTGATTCCCCTCAGAGGCATGTGAGGTATTTGGGCTTAGTTCAGGGTAAGCTAGTGATAATGGCCACCCCAAGGCTGAGGGAGAGGTTCCTGCTCCTCGATCCTAAGGGGATACCGATCACCAGGTACTCGGAGGCATCTACGATATCTGGAGCTTTCAAATACGGGAAGAAGATCTTAGAGGTCCCTAAGATAGATCTGAAGGTAACTGGTTCAGTGGCTGTAGATAGAGAGGGAGGAAGAGTCGGGAAGGGTCACGGTTACTCTGATCTTGAGTACGGGATACTCGGGGAGATTGGAGCTATAGATGGAAGGACTCCCGTGGCCACTACTGTCCACGATCTTCAGATCGTCGAGAGGGTTCCCATGGAACCTCAGGACATGCCCGTATACCTCATAGTTACGCCCTCCAGAGTCATAAGGACGGGGAAGTTCGGGAATCCCAGGATACTCTGGGAGCTGATAACTCAGGATATAGAGAGGGAGATACCGTTGATAAGATACCTAAGGGGAGAATTTCTCAAGGGGAGCGACGCTTGA
- a CDS encoding adenylate kinase family protein: MRIVLLGKPGAGKGTQGEFLSKELGIPRIVMSDLLKREVESGSELGGLIKGYMSEGKLVPDEVVYMVLERGIGGLRDFILDGFPRNVKQAEWLDSFLSSRNTELNAVLYFDVSDLIVLRRMMGRLVCERCGRTYNIFYDPPEDIRKCSCGGRLYQRVDDCYDKILRRLDIFREETEPLLEYYRKRGKLVSIDASGGIEDVRKEMLSILRSLEHD, encoded by the coding sequence TTGAGGATAGTACTACTGGGTAAGCCCGGCGCCGGGAAGGGAACTCAGGGGGAATTTCTATCGAAGGAGCTCGGAATTCCGAGGATAGTGATGAGCGATCTGCTTAAGAGGGAAGTGGAGTCAGGATCGGAGCTAGGGGGCCTCATAAAGGGATACATGAGCGAGGGGAAGCTCGTCCCAGATGAAGTGGTCTACATGGTCTTGGAGAGGGGAATAGGGGGTCTGAGGGATTTCATCCTAGATGGTTTCCCTAGGAACGTGAAGCAGGCTGAGTGGTTAGATTCATTCCTCTCATCGAGAAATACGGAGCTTAACGCCGTCCTCTACTTCGATGTGAGTGATCTCATAGTGCTCAGGAGGATGATGGGGAGGTTGGTCTGTGAGAGATGCGGTAGAACATACAACATATTCTACGATCCCCCTGAGGACATAAGGAAGTGCTCTTGCGGGGGAAGGCTCTATCAGAGGGTCGATGATTGCTACGATAAGATACTGAGGAGACTTGACATATTCAGGGAGGAGACCGAGCCGCTCCTCGAATACTACAGGAAGAGAGGGAAATTAGTATCGATAGATGCATCGGGCGGTATAGAGGATGTGAGGAAGGAGATGCTCTCCATCCTGAGATCGCTCGAACATGATTAG
- a CDS encoding 30S ribosomal protein S4e — protein MGKMGGSRHLKSLAAPGYYPIAKRERVWVVKPSPGPHAIDEGIPLLLIVRDMLKLATTAREARRIISMKKILVDGKPRYDYKFQVGLMDVISIPEIGVNYRMVPDPHRFLRLIEIPQSESKMKLVKVIGKRTIRGGRIQLTSHDGRNFLLDGRDVKPGDSLLIELPSQSVIDHLRFDTGSSVLVTRGRMAGRIGRVEGIGTIIEMRDLENPELSYRGVKENLIVVGKERPVLKLR, from the coding sequence ATGGGAAAGATGGGTGGATCTAGACATTTGAAGAGCTTAGCAGCTCCCGGATACTATCCAATAGCGAAAAGAGAGAGAGTATGGGTCGTTAAACCCAGCCCAGGGCCTCACGCGATAGATGAGGGGATCCCCCTACTCCTGATAGTCAGGGATATGCTGAAGCTCGCGACTACAGCTAGGGAGGCCAGGAGGATCATAAGCATGAAGAAGATACTGGTAGATGGGAAGCCTAGATACGATTACAAGTTCCAAGTAGGACTGATGGATGTGATATCCATCCCGGAGATCGGTGTGAACTACAGGATGGTCCCGGATCCTCACAGGTTCCTGAGGCTCATCGAGATACCCCAATCCGAGAGTAAGATGAAACTAGTGAAAGTTATAGGGAAGAGGACGATAAGGGGAGGAAGGATACAGCTGACCTCCCACGATGGTAGGAACTTCCTCCTGGATGGAAGGGATGTAAAGCCCGGGGATTCTCTGTTAATAGAGCTCCCCTCCCAGAGCGTGATAGATCATCTCAGGTTCGATACGGGCTCCTCAGTGCTCGTGACCAGGGGCAGGATGGCCGGTCGCATCGGCAGGGTCGAGGGGATAGGGACGATAATAGAGATGAGAGATCTGGAGAACCCTGAGCTCTCTTATAGAGGAGTTAAGGAAAATCTGATCGTAGTAGGTAAGGAGAGACCTGTGCTTAAGCTGAGGTGA
- a CDS encoding DEAD/DEAH box helicase, whose translation MRVKVANKIFERSIPDKDFESVKERLKSVCRFEPSSATWVFDPRKALCRDPSFLKEIFGVPEDLIREEVRKYKEQLDERLNKIFESGKFAFLPCGEVREPFRIEEGLAVVEIRELRDMISREGPLVLSAIISSINGYYIEEHLNELKGLGREVVIRDSGRGLIVEADAILKDLESIASVKYYVKTIREVKVYEIPILRRSGNRIEAPYFAHHWIRRIAEKNGLSVRDEVNWPDSELKLSKNFSLYDFQEAAVGEWERSGRFGTVVMPTGAGKTYVGLEAIFRTSRSTLICVVTEEMAEQWRELIREKLSFDPGIFSGRRKEIKPITVGIYNSVAKHIDSLYDKFSLVIFDEVHHVPASTFKEVAFRSKAKYRLGLSATPERADGNDHLIFLTSGEIVYRISFPELLSRGFLAPVRHHIIYVDLSDEERREMSRELFLARNDDERKLIEKKYALKAKNKIREVLRIMEEVKDRKVLIFTEYIDQAEEIYRELRKRYKVELMIGKTSGRSEIFERFKRGEINVIVTTRVLDEGIDVPDADVAIIVSGSGSRRQMAQRVGRVVRGAPGKVADVYEIVTRGTIEEKLSRVRRRGIGFLKASRDLKWGNPQPAR comes from the coding sequence TTGAGGGTTAAAGTAGCCAACAAGATTTTTGAGAGGTCAATACCGGATAAGGATTTTGAATCAGTCAAGGAGAGGTTGAAATCTGTTTGCAGGTTCGAGCCATCGTCAGCTACGTGGGTCTTCGATCCTAGGAAAGCCCTATGCAGGGATCCGAGTTTCCTAAAGGAGATATTTGGGGTACCGGAGGATCTGATAAGGGAGGAGGTGAGGAAGTATAAGGAACAATTGGATGAGAGGTTGAATAAGATCTTCGAGAGTGGGAAGTTCGCTTTCCTCCCCTGCGGAGAGGTTAGGGAGCCTTTCAGAATCGAGGAAGGTCTGGCTGTCGTGGAGATACGGGAGCTCAGGGATATGATCTCTAGGGAGGGGCCTCTGGTCCTATCCGCAATCATCAGCTCCATAAATGGGTATTACATAGAGGAGCACTTGAACGAGCTCAAGGGATTGGGCAGGGAAGTAGTGATCAGGGACTCCGGGAGGGGCCTCATAGTGGAGGCCGATGCCATCCTCAAGGATCTAGAATCAATAGCCAGTGTGAAATACTACGTTAAGACGATAAGGGAAGTGAAGGTCTATGAGATTCCAATCCTCAGGAGATCTGGAAACCGTATTGAAGCACCTTATTTCGCCCATCACTGGATCCGCAGGATAGCGGAGAAGAACGGTCTATCGGTGAGGGATGAAGTCAATTGGCCCGATTCTGAGCTCAAGCTATCGAAGAATTTCTCCCTCTATGATTTCCAGGAAGCTGCGGTAGGGGAATGGGAGAGGAGCGGCAGGTTCGGGACTGTCGTGATGCCCACTGGCGCTGGGAAGACTTACGTCGGATTAGAAGCTATATTCAGGACTTCCAGGAGCACTTTAATATGCGTTGTCACTGAGGAGATGGCTGAACAGTGGAGAGAGCTAATAAGGGAGAAGCTATCATTCGATCCCGGTATCTTCTCGGGGAGAAGGAAGGAGATAAAGCCGATAACGGTCGGTATTTACAATTCAGTCGCTAAGCATATAGACTCCCTATACGATAAGTTCTCCCTGGTGATATTCGATGAGGTCCATCATGTCCCAGCGTCGACTTTCAAGGAAGTGGCATTCAGGTCAAAGGCTAAGTACAGGTTGGGGCTCTCAGCTACACCCGAGAGGGCTGATGGGAATGATCACTTGATCTTCCTGACATCTGGAGAGATAGTCTACAGGATAAGCTTCCCTGAGCTCCTCTCAAGGGGCTTCCTAGCCCCTGTCAGGCATCACATAATTTACGTGGATTTGAGCGATGAGGAGAGGAGGGAGATGAGTAGGGAGCTATTTCTCGCTAGAAATGATGATGAAAGGAAGCTCATAGAGAAGAAATATGCACTTAAGGCTAAGAATAAGATAAGAGAGGTCCTGAGGATAATGGAGGAAGTTAAGGATAGGAAGGTCCTGATCTTCACTGAGTACATAGATCAAGCTGAGGAGATATACAGGGAGCTGAGGAAGAGGTACAAGGTGGAACTGATGATAGGGAAGACATCGGGGAGATCTGAGATATTCGAGAGGTTCAAGAGGGGGGAGATAAACGTCATAGTCACTACAAGAGTGCTGGATGAGGGGATAGATGTACCCGATGCTGATGTAGCCATTATAGTGAGCGGATCCGGCTCCAGGAGGCAGATGGCCCAGAGAGTGGGTAGGGTAGTCAGGGGGGCTCCCGGTAAGGTGGCGGATGTCTATGAGATAGTTACCAGGGGGACTATAGAGGAGAAGCTATCCAGAGTTAGGAGGAGGGGAATAGGGTTCCTTAAGGCCTCAAGAGATCTCAAATGGGGAAATCCTCAACCCGCTAGGTAA
- a CDS encoding 50S ribosomal protein L14, whose product MSKVARRRKVEGVKPKITHGLPVRARLKCADNTGAKLLMIIGVHGYKGRKDRVPTASVGDMVTVVVKRGKYDLMHKPFKAIVVRQRMPYRRKNGQWVVFEDNAAVLVNDDGTPRGSEFRGPIAKEAIERWPSLSVISAQVV is encoded by the coding sequence ATGTCAAAGGTAGCGAGGAGGAGGAAAGTAGAGGGTGTAAAACCCAAGATAACGCATGGCCTCCCTGTGAGGGCTAGGCTGAAGTGCGCAGATAATACCGGAGCGAAGTTACTCATGATAATCGGTGTTCATGGCTATAAGGGGAGGAAGGACAGAGTGCCCACTGCGAGCGTCGGTGATATGGTGACGGTGGTCGTGAAGAGGGGGAAGTACGATCTCATGCACAAGCCATTCAAAGCAATAGTCGTGAGGCAGAGGATGCCTTACAGGAGGAAGAACGGGCAGTGGGTGGTCTTCGAGGATAACGCAGCCGTTCTAGTAAATGACGATGGCACGCCCAGGGGATCCGAGTTCAGGGGTCCCATAGCGAAGGAGGCCATTGAGAGATGGCCCAGCCTGAGCGTTATCTCAGCGCAGGTTGTCTGA